From Halorubrum salinarum, the proteins below share one genomic window:
- a CDS encoding PAS domain-containing protein, giving the protein MDNETTHRENNNHKPEWYRTLVEEVNDLVTVVDTDGTITYVSPAITRILGYDPGELVGHEGLEFVHPEDRERNADALEAVLSNPSESETVEVRFRHADGSWRWIEATMRNRVDDDIIDGILLSSRDITERKEHEREARELAEEYEAVLNSVEDAIFLMNVEEDGDGVRFEFERLSPSYERQTGITTEEVQGQTPQAVFGEE; this is encoded by the coding sequence ATGGATAACGAGACAACCCACCGAGAGAATAATAATCACAAGCCAGAGTGGTATCGGACGCTCGTTGAGGAGGTAAATGATCTCGTGACGGTCGTCGATACTGACGGGACAATAACCTACGTTAGTCCGGCCATCACACGGATTCTCGGCTACGATCCCGGCGAATTGGTTGGCCACGAGGGACTCGAATTCGTCCATCCCGAGGATCGGGAGCGAAACGCCGACGCGCTGGAGGCTGTTCTCTCAAACCCTTCCGAATCCGAGACTGTTGAAGTCCGATTCCGCCACGCCGACGGCTCGTGGCGCTGGATTGAGGCCACAATGCGGAATCGAGTTGACGACGATATCATCGATGGGATTCTGCTTAGCAGTCGAGACATTACTGAGCGAAAAGAGCACGAACGCGAAGCGCGAGAGCTTGCCGAAGAGTACGAAGCCGTTTTGAACAGCGTGGAGGACGCCATCTTTCTGATGAATGTTGAGGAAGATGGGGATGGTGTCCGATTCGAGTTTGAGCGCCTCAGCCCCTCCTATGAGCGCCAGACTGGGATTACTACCGAGGAAGTACAGGGCCAGACACCACAGGCCGTGTTCGGTGAAGAATAG
- a CDS encoding sensor histidine kinase produces MTERVERERQLRQQNERLGEFASVISHDLRSPLNVAQGRATLLAEQGESEHLDPLLQALDRMEAIVEDTLTLARQGDTISETESVSLTNLVGKCWATVDTGEATIEIVDEMTFQADPDRLRHVFENLFRNAVEHGGSDVTVRVGCHNELGIYVEDNGPGIPVEKRDEVLEPGHSSAQGGTGFGLTIVKRIVEAHGWELSVANGTDGGARFEFEMSEQGEFV; encoded by the coding sequence GTGACTGAACGCGTCGAACGTGAGCGACAACTACGTCAGCAGAACGAGCGGCTCGGAGAGTTTGCGAGTGTTATCTCCCACGATTTGCGCAGTCCGCTCAACGTCGCACAGGGTCGCGCTACACTCCTTGCTGAGCAGGGAGAAAGCGAGCATCTTGATCCACTACTACAGGCGCTTGACCGGATGGAGGCGATTGTCGAGGATACGTTGACGCTTGCTCGCCAAGGTGATACAATAAGCGAAACAGAGTCGGTCAGTTTGACTAACCTCGTCGGGAAATGCTGGGCGACAGTAGACACAGGCGAGGCAACTATTGAGATTGTCGACGAAATGACCTTTCAAGCAGACCCTGACCGGTTACGCCACGTGTTCGAGAACCTGTTCCGAAACGCTGTTGAACACGGTGGATCCGACGTGACCGTTCGTGTCGGCTGTCACAACGAACTTGGGATCTACGTCGAAGACAATGGACCAGGAATTCCAGTCGAAAAGCGTGACGAGGTGCTCGAACCGGGACACTCGTCGGCACAGGGTGGTACTGGTTTCGGGTTAACTATCGTAAAACGAATCGTGGAAGCCCACGGCTGGGAGCTGTCTGTAGCTAATGGAACCGATGGTGGAGCACGGTTTGAGTTCGAGATGTCTGAACAAGGAGAGTTCGTGTAA